A single genomic interval of Penicillium psychrofluorescens genome assembly, chromosome: 2 harbors:
- a CDS encoding uncharacterized protein (ID:PFLUO_002746-T1.cds;~source:funannotate) produces the protein MPAPTNTLLIEGSFSELAEEFAQYIDALRKAEGATLQSEIAPLLQPLREQEQSEGEPDLKQRDEVLKKLVSSATALNGAPEKEITSSYNLLVHLVHQSSDPDVFLPRICTYLAKPITTSPQFGPTLAISILTTIFNTLSTNDSSRYHVLLAIVAVIRQSGSGYAFEALKPQLTSQLETWLTAWELDNEEAQKLHLAIADASTAAGDDELAQSHVVKALETIPAADASQPAARELAVRALASALRRSTVFDFTPLTASDAVQALRSSDSTLFELLEIFTSDTLDAYEAFVSANPLASISNGVLADAGTALQTKMRLLTLTSLAASTPSRSLPYSSIVSALRIPDSDVEMWVIDTIRAGLVEGKLSQLKSEFLVHRATYRVFGEKQWAEVQGRLMVWRRSLESVLDVVRSEKERFVREGIQAAADQEAAAQGKFGDKARAGGDRRRNPQQPQSQPQPPAQAQPREVEAGAE, from the exons ATGCCCGCTCCGACCAACACCCTCCTCATCGAGGGCTCCTTCTCCGAGCTCGCCGAGGAGTTTGCCCAGTACATCGACGCTCTTcgcaaggccgagggcgCTACCCTCCAGTCCGAGATCGCCCCGCTCCTCCAACCTCTCCGCGAGCAGGAACAGTCCGAAGGCGAGCCCGATCTCAAGCAGCGCGATGAAGTCCTGAAGAAGCTTGTGTCGTCCGCGACGGCTTTGAACGGCGCCCCCGAGAAGG AAATCACATCCTCTTACAACCTCCTCGTgcacctcgtccaccagTCCTCCGACCCGGACGTGTTCCTCCCTCGCATCTGCACTTACCTCGCCAAGcccatcaccacctcgccgCAGTTTGGTCCCACCCTCGCCATTtccatcctcaccaccatcttcaacaccCTGTCCACCAATGACTCGAGCCGGTACCACGTCCTGCTGGCAATCGTCGCCGTGATCCGGCAGTCCGGGTCCGGGTACGCTTTTGAAGCACTGAAGCCGCAGCTGACGAGCCAGCTGGAGACATGGCTGACGGCCTGGGAGCTGGACAACGAGGAGGCGCAGAAGTTGCACTTGGCAATCGCGGACGCCTCGACGGCCGCAGGCGATGACGAGCTGGCTCAGTCGCACGTCGTCAAAGCGCTGGAGACCATCCCCGCCGCGGACGCCAGCCAGCCCGCGGCCCGCGAATTGGCTGTGCGCGCTCTCGCCTCGGCCCTGCGCCGTTCCACCGTCTTCGACTTCACCCCCCTGACGGCCTCGGATGCCGTGCAGGCCCTGCGCTCCAGCGACAGCACGCTCttcgagctcctcgagatcttcaCCTCCGACACCCTCGATGCCTACGAGGCCTTTGTCTCCGCCAACCCGCTCGCCTCGATCTCCAACGGCGTGCTCGCCGACGCCGGCACCGCCCTGCAGACCAAGATGCGGCTCCTCACTCTGACCTCGCTGGCCGCGTCCACCCCGTCGCGCTCCCTCCCCTACTCCTCCATCGTCTCGGCGTTGCGCATTCCCGACTCTGACGTCGAGATGTGGGTCATCGACACCATCCGCGCCGGCCTGGTCGAGGGCAAGCTCTCGCAGCTGAAGTCGGagttcctcgtccaccgcGCCACCTACCGCGTCTTCGGCGAGAAGCAGTGGGCCGAGGTGCAGGGCCGTCTGATGGTCTGGCGCCGCTCGCTAGAGAGCGTGCTGGACGTTGTCCGCTCCGAGAAGGAGCGTTTCGTCCGCGAAGGTATccaagctgctgctgaccaggaggcggcggctCAGGGCAAATTCGGGGATAAGGCTCGTGCTGGTGGTGACCGCCGGCGGAATCCCCAGCAGCCACAGtcgcagccgcagccaccGGCACAGGCACAACCGCGCGAGGTTGAGGCTGGTGCTGAGTAA
- a CDS encoding uncharacterized protein (ID:PFLUO_002747-T1.cds;~source:funannotate), whose translation MRSTIVALSALVASAVGQNSTAYNMPAGFNIGLVKTDDLNSWCLGQRNTCPEICKGDVKQNTCDPSTLKYQCMCSDGTVPDSSSYVETVPFYVCQATYGQCIDSHPNDSTGQRACKKSAKCGSKNASATDTTSSSSMHPSSTLSMTTATGSSSNSANSGSVSSVAAASTTSNAAMMDGLQGYTTGLFAGAMFFAMRLVL comes from the exons ATGCGTTCTACTATCGTTGCTCTCTCTGCCCTGGTCGCCTCGGCCGTGGGCCAGAACTCCACTGCCTACAACATGCCGGCTGGCTTCAACATTGGCCTGGTCAAGACCGATGATCTGA ACTCCTGGTGCCTGGGCCAGCGGAATACGTGCCCTGAAATCTGCAAAGGTGATGTCAAGCAGAACACTTGCGATCCT TCCACTCTGAAGTACCAGTGCATGTGCAGTGACGGCACTGTTCCCGACTCTTCTTCCTACGTAGAGACTGTCCCCTTCTACGTCTGCCAGGCCACTTACGGCCAGTGCATCGACTCGCACCCCAACGACTCCACCGGTCAGCGCGCCTGCAAGAAGAGTGCCAAGTGCGGTAGCAAGAACGCCAGTGCGACCGACACcacctcttcgtcctcgaTGCATCCCTCGAGCACTCTGTCCATGACCACCGCCAccggctccagcagcaacagcgcCAATAGCGGATCCGTCTCTTCCGTGGCTGCTGCTagcaccaccagcaacgCAGCCATGATGGACGGTCTGCAGGGCTACACGACCGGCCTGTTCGCCGGTGCGATGTTCTTTGCCATGCGTCTGGTTCTGTAA
- a CDS encoding uncharacterized protein (ID:PFLUO_002745-T1.cds;~source:funannotate): protein MANVTLDTNTALPASQPAPPTTSTNTTPRFSTTDVTVVFFLGGPGSGKGTQSANLVKDYGFVHLSAGDLLRAEQVREGSQYGELIKSYIREGQIVPMEVTVKLLSNAMAESLAAGSAAGAEKGHKARFLIDGFPRKLDQAVFFEDTVCPSELVLFLDCPEEVMEARLLKRGETSGRDDDNAESIRKRFRTFVETSMPVVHAFEKQDKVVSVKATGSVDEVYAVVKAGIEARGLHPL, encoded by the coding sequence ATGGCCAACGTCACCCTCGACACCAACACCGCCCTGCCGGCCTCGCAGCCTGCCCCGCCAACAACCTCCACCAACACGACCCCGCGCTTCTCCACCACAGACGTGACAgtggtcttcttcctcggcggacCAGGCAGCGGCAAGGGCACGCAGTCCGCCAACCTAGTGAAGGACTACGGCTTCGTGCACCTCTCCGCAGGCGACCTGCTGCGGGCCGAGCAGGTGCGCGAGGGCAGCCAGTACGGCGAGCTGATCAAGTCCTACATCCGGGAAGGCCAGATCGTGCCGATGGAAGTGACGGTGAAGCTGCTGTCCAACGCAATGGCCGAGTCCCTCGCCGCGGGCAGTGCTGCCGGCGCGGAGAAGGGCCACAAGGCCCGCTTCCTGATCGATGGGTTCCCGCGCAAGCTGGACCAGGCTGTCTTCTTTGAGGACACTGTTTGTCCGTCGGAGTTGGTGCTTTTCCTTGATTGCCCCGAGGAGGTTATGGAGGCACGCTTGCTGAAGCGCGGGGAGACGAGTGGGCGCGATGATGATAATGCCGAGTCTATTCGGAAGCGGTTCCGCACTTTCGTGGAGACCTCCATGCCTGTTGTGCATGCTTTCGAGAAGCAGGATAAGGTTGTTTCGGTCAAGGCGACTGGCTCGGTTGATGAGGTGTATGCTGTTGTTAAGGCAGGCATTGAGGCCCGCGGTTTGCATCCTCTGTGA
- a CDS encoding uncharacterized protein (ID:PFLUO_002748-T1.cds;~source:funannotate), protein MADPDREIAQLRTNTWANNLIASPDYTAIPTDSRRFKPSTGEDGFFAGTLATAQTIPHLVTLQRTKLAPVLNEVPTWLPTTKDDAASAAKPTPGVNPADIIMIFDLGSPGLSGHPATLHGGLVATLIDEAMSLAVAAHTSSPIAAAPSAPTTAESESDVDKNPRGRTFTVQLDVRYRKQVVTPALLVVRSRVVGRVGRKFWVRAQAVQEDEQSAGGHLEWATRKVVKADAMAFWIVTSETKL, encoded by the coding sequence ATGGCCGACCCAGACCGCGAAATCGCTCAACTCCGTACTAATACCTGggccaacaacctcatcgccTCACCGGACTACACCGCCATCCCAACAGACTCACGGCGCTTCAAGCCTAGCACCGGCGAAGACGGCTTCTTCGCTGGAACGCTCGCGACAGCACAGACAATCCCACACTTGGTCACACTGCAACGAACGAAACTCGCCCCCGTATTAAACGAGGTCCCTACATGGCTGCCCACGACGAAAGACGATGCCGCGAGTGCCGCAAAGCCCACCCCGGGCGTCAACCCGGCGGATATCATTATGATTTTTGATCTCGGGTCACCGGGTCTATCGGGCCATCCGGCTACCCTGCATGGAGGGCTTGTTGCGACGCTGATTGATGAGGCGATGTCCTTGGCTGTTGCGGCTCATACTTCTAGCCCTATAGCTGCAGCtccatcggcgccgacgaccgccgagagcgagagtgaTGTGGATAAGAACCCGCGCGGTAGGACCTTTACGGTGCAGTTGGATGTGCGGTATCGCAAGCAGGTGGTTACACCGGCGCTGCTGGTTGTGCGGAGTAGAGTTGTTGGGCGCGTGGGGAGGAAATTCTGGGTTCGGGCTCAGGCGGTGCAGGAGGATGAGCAGAGTGCGGGCGGTCATCTGGAGtgggcgacgaggaaggtggTCAAGGCGGATGCGATGGCTTTTTGGATTGTTACGTCGGAGACGAAGCTTTGA
- a CDS encoding uncharacterized protein (ID:PFLUO_002749-T1.cds;~source:funannotate) produces the protein MSPPLNSVFEDAIRVTPQGSNKYGAYLHPEWCIGTVPHGGYTTAVLYRLAMTHFSYAHPKQYSSPATPISLQLSFLRRTASGTAICEVEDVKLGLRTSTIHVRLLQESEKHKDTFEVKVAGYITVSPPEAEEGISAATGWMPHPSPPPGSGPNGEIDFAALAQRGSDGAWSLLDPPFGEFRRAAAQLELYGPGKGEAQQRRTGSLAIDQWARFRPGKDVNARWTDAAVVYLLDMFPMALDGFDKVSATAVAKEKGTDLPDNMAKFWYPTVTLNIDMKKRLPAEGVEWLYSRIVTKVVRDGRTDLDVTVLDRNGEVVALSTQVGLVVSASRNLGSRKVQQKL, from the exons ATGTCGCCCCCTCTCAACTCCGTCTTCGAGGACGCCATTCGCGTCACTCCCCAGGGCTCCAACAAGTACGGAGCCTACCTGCACCCGGAGTGGTGTATCGGAACAG TCCCCCATGGCGGCTACACAACAGCAGTCCTATACCGCCTTGCAATGACGCATTTCTCCTACGCCCATCCTAAACAATACTCCAGCCCCGCCACTCCTATCTCGCTGCAactctccttcctccgccgcaCGGCCTCCGGGACCGCAATCTGCGAAGTCGAAGACGTCAAGCTGGGCCTGCGCACTAGCACCATTCACGTGAGACTGCTCCAGGAATCCGAGAAGCACAAGGACACCTTCGAGGTCAAAGTCGCGGGCTACATCACGGTCAGCCCGccggaggcggaggaagggATCAGCGCTGCGACGGGGTGGATGCCACacccatctccgccgcctGGATCCGGGCCGAATGGGGAAATTGACTTCGCGGCCCTGGCGCAACGCGGCTCCGACGGCGCCTGGTCGCTCCTCGACCCACCCTTTGGCGAATTCCGGCGCGCAGCCGCGCAGCTGGAGCTATATGGCCCCGGCAAAGGAGAagcgcagcagcggcgcaCGGGATCGCTGGCTATAGACCAGTGGGCGCGCTTCCGGCCCGGCAAGGACGTCAATGCGCGCTGGACCGACGCGGCGGTCGTGTATCTGCTCGACATGTTCCCCATGGCGCTGGACGGGTTTGATAAAGTCTCTGCGACGGCGGTGGCTAAGGAGAAGGGCACGGATTTGCCTGACAACATGGCCAAGTTCTGGTATCCAACTGTTACGCTCAATATCGATATGAAGAAGCGTCTCCCTGCGGAGGGGGTTGAGTGGCTGTATAGTCGTATTGTGACGAAGGTGGTGCGCGATGGACGCACCGATCTGGATGTGACGGTGTTGGATCGCAATGGGGAGGTTGTTGCGTTGAGTACACAGGTTGGACTAGTTGTTAGTGCTAGTCGGAATTTGGGAAGCAGGAAGGTGCAGCAGAAGCTGTAA
- a CDS encoding uncharacterized protein (ID:PFLUO_002744-T1.cds;~source:funannotate) gives MADQDIPVGPDGASPFDPKHHHHEEHTEGDFEYLVNLKARTAASSRPCSPHCLDEYICGVTNLPSPDEWEWFKNSDLEHTKQNEIARFAASERAPLPPVLQKPATQDGVLTRMDLTSETLPSLLQLPGEVRMKIYGYLWDSYRVSIDRNASVRPRYKLTYNEIGQRDPNTHQLYHETSCRGLFSTGLIFTCKGIYRETLQLLYSNTHFLFCTTHSARRFLDTVIPDAKAAIKHLELRNTTYNEPLLNEHRTFKRKSDIAWSSVCERFARDLTALETLDLDSTIFGWPLPLHVDGTWSRPYMHFCGFRETGRLTWVNVNLKLTNATTLDPVPSYELHPTLLQEIATELESRLMTKEAFQIRQDALLAEKLQKEEHPLKATRILRLVIPPNHSTLN, from the coding sequence ATGGCTGATCAAGATATCCCTGTTGGTCCTGATGGGGCCAGTCCCTTCGATCCAaagcaccaccaccatgagGAACACACCGAGGGAGACTTCGAATACCTGGTGAACCTCAAGGCTCGTACTGCTGCTTCCAGTCGGCCATGCTCCCCCCACTGCCTGGATGAGTACATCTGCGGTGTCACCAATCTCCCCAGCCCTGATGAGTGGGAGTGGTTCAAGAATTCGGACCTCGAGCACACCAAGCAAAACGAGATTGCTCGCTTCGCCGCTTCCGAAAGAGCCCCTCTCCCCCCAGTCCTGCAGAAGCCAGCGACCCAGGATGGTGTCCTGACTCGAATGGACCTTACCTCCGAAACTCTGCCGTccctgctgcagctgccCGGAGAGGTCCGCATGAAGATTTACGGCTATCTGTGGGACTCTTATCGTGTGTCCATCGACCGCAACGCTTCCGTAAGGCCTCGCTACAAGCTAACCTACAACGAAATCGGCCAACGTGATCCGAATACACACCAGCTCTATCATGAAACCTCCTGCCGGGGACTGTTTTCGACCGGACTCATTTTCACCTGCAAAGGTATCTACCGTGAAACGCTGCAACTCCTTTACTCCAACACGCATTTTCTGTTCTGTACCACACATAGCGCACGTCGATTCCTCGACACCGTCATCCCCGACGCGAAGGCGGCTATCAAGCACCTTGAGCTGCGAAACACGACGTACAACGAGCCCCTCCTAAATGAGCACCGCACTTTCAAGAGAAAGAGCGATATCGCCTGGTCGTCTGTCTGCGAGCGCTTCGCCAGGGACTTGACCGCGCTAGAAACCCTTGATCTCGACTCGACCATCTTTGGCTGGCCGCTGCCTCTGCATGTTGATGGAACGTGGTCTCGTCCGTACATGCACTTCTGTGGATTCCGCGAGACTGGACGCCTGACCTGGGTGAACGTGAACCTGAAGCTGACAAATGCGACAACGTTGGACCCAGTGCCCTCATATGAGTTACATCCCACCTTACTTCAGGAAATCGCAACTGAGCTGGAGAGTCGGCTGATGACCAAGGAAGCTTTTCAGATTCGCCAGGATGCTCTCCTTGCGGAAAAGCTGCAAAAGGAAGAGCATCCGCTCAAGGCGACGAGAATCCTTCGCCTTGTGATTCCGCCGAACCATTCGACACTCAACTGA